One Mycolicibacterium crocinum DNA window includes the following coding sequences:
- the fadD12 gene encoding acyl-CoA ligase FadD12 — translation MDLLGRLTSIGDAVVTLAKAGFLTPMRPDRTIAMVAAARAEGLSIATGFATAAARRPDSPGLIDELGTLTWRELDERAHALAAALQQLPSGTPEVVGIMARNHRGFVESLIAATRIGADVLLLNTSFAGPALAEVVNRERADVVIYDEEFTGSVDRAVQDRPEAVRILAWTDEATDAPTVEKLITEHTGQRAAKSERKSRLILLTSGTTGTPKGAKHSGGGASNLVAILSRTPWRVGETTVVVAPMFHAWGFSQLVFSSAMACTVVTRRKFDPEATLALVDKYQATGLCVVPVMFDRIMDLPDEVRKRYSGRTLRFAACSGSRMRPDVVTRFMDEFGDVIYNNYNATEAGMIATATPADLRAAPDTAGKPAMGTEIRIFDDDFNDVPTGEVGRIFVKNSTQFDGYTSGNTKDFHDGYMSSGDIGRLDSEGRLFVVGRDDEMIVSGGENVYPIEVEKTLAGHAAVAEATVLGVDDEQFGQRLVAFVVLTDGATVNPDDLKAHVRENLANYKVPREITILDELPRGSTGKILRNELIARTSDS, via the coding sequence ATGGACCTGCTTGGCCGTCTGACATCGATCGGCGACGCTGTCGTCACGCTGGCCAAGGCCGGTTTCCTGACCCCGATGCGGCCGGATCGCACGATCGCGATGGTGGCCGCCGCCCGCGCCGAGGGGCTGTCGATCGCGACCGGGTTCGCGACCGCTGCCGCTCGCCGCCCCGACAGCCCCGGCCTGATCGACGAGCTCGGCACGCTGACCTGGCGCGAGCTCGACGAGCGGGCGCATGCGTTGGCCGCGGCGCTGCAGCAGTTGCCGTCCGGCACACCCGAAGTGGTGGGCATCATGGCCCGCAACCACCGGGGGTTCGTCGAGTCGCTGATCGCGGCCACCCGCATCGGCGCCGACGTGCTGCTGCTCAACACCTCGTTCGCAGGCCCCGCGCTTGCCGAGGTGGTCAACCGGGAACGCGCCGATGTCGTCATCTACGACGAGGAGTTCACCGGATCGGTGGACCGGGCGGTTCAGGACCGGCCCGAGGCCGTCCGCATCCTGGCCTGGACAGACGAAGCCACCGACGCGCCCACCGTCGAGAAACTGATCACCGAGCACACCGGACAGCGCGCCGCCAAGAGCGAGCGCAAGAGCCGGCTCATCCTGCTGACATCGGGTACCACCGGAACACCCAAGGGCGCCAAGCATTCCGGCGGCGGTGCGAGCAACCTCGTCGCAATCCTGAGTCGCACACCGTGGCGGGTGGGTGAGACGACGGTGGTCGTCGCCCCGATGTTCCACGCCTGGGGGTTCTCCCAGTTGGTGTTCTCCTCGGCGATGGCGTGCACGGTGGTGACGCGCCGCAAGTTCGACCCGGAGGCGACGCTGGCCCTGGTCGATAAATACCAGGCCACCGGACTGTGCGTGGTCCCGGTGATGTTCGACCGGATCATGGATCTGCCCGACGAGGTCCGCAAGCGCTACAGCGGTCGCACCCTGCGGTTCGCCGCATGCTCGGGATCGCGGATGCGGCCCGACGTCGTCACCAGATTCATGGATGAGTTCGGCGACGTCATCTACAACAACTACAACGCGACCGAGGCGGGCATGATCGCCACCGCGACTCCGGCCGATCTGCGGGCCGCGCCCGACACGGCGGGCAAGCCGGCGATGGGCACCGAGATCCGCATCTTCGACGACGACTTCAACGACGTCCCCACCGGCGAGGTCGGGCGGATCTTCGTGAAGAACTCCACCCAGTTCGACGGCTACACCTCGGGCAACACCAAGGACTTTCACGACGGCTACATGTCCTCCGGCGACATCGGCCGCCTCGACTCGGAGGGCCGGCTGTTCGTCGTGGGCCGCGACGACGAGATGATCGTCTCGGGCGGCGAGAACGTGTACCCGATCGAGGTGGAGAAGACGCTGGCCGGGCACGCCGCGGTCGCCGAGGCCACGGTGCTCGGCGTCGACGACGAACAGTTCGGGCAGCGGCTGGTCGCCTTCGTCGTTCTCACCGACGGCGCGACGGTGAACCCCGACGACCTCAAGGCCCACGTCCGGGAGAACCTGGCCAACTACAAGGTGCCCCGGGAAATCACGATCCTGGACGAACTGCCGCGCGGAAGCACTGGCAAAATCCTGCGTAATGAACTCATCGCGCGCACGTCTGACAGCTGA
- a CDS encoding 1-acyl-sn-glycerol-3-phosphate acyltransferase: MGVLRPFLKLYHRSEVRGLESFPAGGALVVSNHSGGLFPMDVPVFALGFYEHFGYDRPVYTLSHDLVLTGPTADFFIKNGFIRANHENADEALRSGGVVVVFPGGDYDVYRPTFAENKIDFDGRTGYVRAAINAGVPIVPTVAIGGQESQIYLSRGTGLAKLLRLDKLLRAKILPISFGFPFGLSAVVPLNVPLPTKIVMQVLEPIDITKQFGEDPDIHAVDAYVRGVMQRALDELASERRLPVIG, encoded by the coding sequence ATGGGTGTGCTGCGCCCGTTCCTCAAGCTCTATCACCGCAGCGAGGTCCGCGGGCTGGAGTCGTTCCCGGCGGGCGGCGCCCTGGTGGTGTCCAACCATTCCGGCGGCCTGTTCCCGATGGACGTTCCGGTGTTCGCGCTCGGCTTCTACGAGCACTTCGGCTATGACCGTCCGGTCTACACGCTCAGCCACGACCTCGTGCTGACCGGCCCGACGGCCGACTTCTTCATCAAGAACGGCTTCATCCGCGCCAACCACGAGAACGCCGACGAGGCGCTGCGCTCCGGCGGCGTGGTCGTGGTGTTCCCCGGCGGTGACTACGACGTCTACCGACCCACCTTCGCCGAGAACAAGATCGACTTCGATGGCCGCACCGGCTACGTGAGAGCCGCCATCAACGCCGGCGTGCCGATCGTGCCGACGGTGGCGATCGGCGGTCAGGAAAGCCAGATCTACCTGTCTCGCGGCACCGGCCTGGCCAAACTGCTGCGACTGGACAAGCTGCTGCGGGCCAAGATCCTGCCCATTTCGTTCGGCTTCCCGTTCGGCCTGAGCGCCGTCGTCCCGCTCAACGTTCCGCTGCCCACCAAGATCGTCATGCAGGTGCTCGAGCCGATCGACATCACCAAGCAGTTCGGCGAGGACCCCGACATCCACGCTGTCGACGCCTATGTCCGTGGCGTCATGCAGCGGGCGCTGGATGAACTGGCCTCCGAACGCCGGCTGCCGGTGATCGGCTGA
- a CDS encoding crotonase/enoyl-CoA hydratase family protein: MTENAVTEEPAVLTERRGRILIITINRPKAKNAVNAAVSNGLAAAMDELDDDTGLSVGIVTGAGGSFCAGMDLKAFARGENVVAEGRGLGFTERPPLKPLIAAVEGYALAGGTELALATDLIVAAKDSAFGIPEVKRGLVAGGGGLLRLPQRIPYQIAMELALTGENLSAVRAHELGLVNALAEPGHALEAAIELAERITVNGPLAVAATKRIITESRGWSPEEQWKEQGKILMPVFASKDAQEGAIAFAEKRAPNWTGS, encoded by the coding sequence GTGACTGAAAACGCCGTTACCGAAGAGCCCGCCGTCCTCACCGAGCGCCGCGGCCGGATTCTGATCATCACCATCAACCGGCCCAAGGCCAAGAACGCGGTGAACGCCGCGGTCAGCAATGGTCTGGCCGCCGCCATGGACGAGCTCGACGACGACACCGGACTGTCGGTCGGCATCGTGACCGGGGCCGGCGGGTCGTTCTGCGCGGGCATGGACCTCAAGGCGTTCGCGCGCGGGGAGAATGTCGTGGCCGAGGGCCGCGGCCTCGGCTTCACCGAGCGTCCGCCGCTCAAGCCGTTGATCGCCGCGGTCGAGGGGTACGCGCTGGCCGGCGGGACGGAGCTGGCGCTGGCCACCGACCTGATCGTCGCGGCCAAGGATTCGGCCTTCGGCATCCCCGAAGTGAAGCGTGGACTGGTAGCTGGTGGCGGCGGACTGCTGCGGCTGCCGCAGCGCATCCCGTATCAGATCGCGATGGAGCTGGCGCTGACCGGTGAGAACTTGTCTGCGGTCCGCGCGCATGAGCTGGGTCTGGTGAACGCGCTGGCCGAGCCGGGGCATGCGCTGGAGGCGGCGATCGAGCTGGCTGAGCGGATCACCGTCAACGGCCCGCTGGCCGTGGCGGCCACCAAGCGGATCATCACCGAATCGCGCGGCTGGTCGCCCGAGGAGCAGTGGAAGGAGCAGGGCAAGATCCTGATGCCCGTCTTCGCCTCGAAGGACGCCCAGGAGGGTGCGATCGCATTCGCCGAGAAGCGCGCCCCGAACTGGACCGGGAGCTGA
- a CDS encoding beta-propeller fold lactonase family protein produces MGKTHTAGRRTETAIWLGAGALTLGISTAALVGGTAVAQADTSTGSAKTSVGSAAPHTGPKATAHKAPRVTPAVVHKTASAVAAASAEVAPPTLVKTPLQVFCDGSVRVLLALGGMSQTTPTPARGNLWQQGLYSAARWLEDTVNPAGIPKIQAVTLGEPDQLTGVVTGRIVSSNAAGALQAYQVIVDPKLGTVTVDSDGSFTFTPLQSTVLGAPDGGLTVKMKVSAFNGAQRASQTVAGSVYNPWSLVKQTITVGTTPLQVAVSPDGTRAVVTNASDGTVSLIDTATNKVVNTIAVGSSPAGVVFDPSGTRFYVVNATGAVTPVSFPANTVGTPVPVGADPLLGAVGPAGTPAAGKFYVANFGTNGTGKTVSVINTATNQVTATLTVGTGPEEVAVSPDGTRLWVGNTMANTISVINTATDSTVKTIPVSTGVGFVAFSPDGQLAYVSDLTSLNTVSVFNTGTYAKVGTITVGQQSGGIVLSADGSVAYVTNQMDNTVSVVNTATRTVIKTITVGHNPLGIAITPDGKFLYVTNINDATVTVIPV; encoded by the coding sequence ATGGGGAAGACACACACGGCGGGACGGCGTACCGAAACCGCGATCTGGTTGGGTGCCGGCGCATTGACATTGGGCATCAGCACGGCAGCGTTGGTCGGCGGGACCGCTGTGGCGCAGGCCGACACCTCCACCGGGTCGGCCAAGACGTCCGTGGGCTCGGCTGCGCCGCACACCGGACCCAAGGCGACCGCTCACAAGGCGCCCCGCGTGACGCCGGCCGTAGTTCACAAGACGGCATCGGCCGTCGCCGCCGCCTCCGCAGAGGTCGCGCCGCCCACATTGGTGAAGACGCCGCTGCAGGTGTTCTGCGACGGATCGGTCCGCGTGCTGCTGGCGCTGGGTGGCATGAGCCAGACGACGCCCACGCCGGCTCGGGGAAACCTGTGGCAGCAGGGGCTGTACTCGGCGGCCCGCTGGCTGGAGGACACCGTCAATCCCGCGGGCATTCCCAAGATCCAAGCCGTGACCCTCGGTGAGCCCGACCAGCTCACCGGCGTCGTCACCGGGCGGATCGTGTCCAGCAACGCGGCCGGCGCTCTGCAGGCCTATCAGGTCATCGTCGATCCCAAGCTGGGCACGGTGACGGTCGACTCCGACGGCAGCTTCACGTTCACCCCACTGCAATCCACCGTCCTGGGTGCACCCGACGGCGGCCTGACGGTGAAGATGAAGGTGTCGGCGTTCAACGGTGCGCAGCGGGCCAGTCAGACCGTGGCGGGTTCGGTCTACAACCCGTGGAGCCTGGTCAAGCAGACCATCACCGTCGGCACCACCCCGCTGCAAGTGGCTGTCAGTCCCGATGGAACCCGCGCGGTGGTCACCAATGCGTCCGACGGCACCGTCTCGTTGATCGACACCGCCACCAACAAGGTCGTCAACACGATCGCGGTTGGCTCCTCGCCGGCCGGCGTCGTCTTCGATCCGTCCGGGACCCGCTTCTACGTCGTCAACGCCACCGGCGCCGTCACGCCGGTGTCCTTCCCGGCCAACACCGTTGGCACACCTGTCCCGGTCGGGGCCGATCCCTTGCTGGGCGCGGTCGGGCCGGCCGGAACGCCCGCAGCGGGCAAGTTCTACGTGGCGAACTTCGGCACCAACGGAACCGGAAAGACGGTGTCGGTGATCAACACCGCCACCAACCAAGTAACCGCCACGTTGACGGTCGGCACCGGACCGGAGGAAGTGGCAGTCAGCCCGGACGGCACCCGGCTCTGGGTGGGCAACACGATGGCCAACACCATCTCGGTGATCAACACCGCGACCGACTCGACGGTCAAGACCATTCCGGTGTCCACCGGAGTCGGCTTCGTCGCGTTCAGCCCCGATGGACAACTTGCCTACGTCTCGGACTTGACCAGCCTTAACACGGTGTCTGTGTTCAACACCGGTACGTACGCAAAGGTCGGCACCATCACCGTCGGCCAGCAGTCCGGCGGCATCGTGCTCAGCGCCGACGGCAGCGTGGCGTATGTGACCAACCAGATGGACAACACGGTTTCGGTGGTCAACACGGCGACCAGGACGGTGATCAAGACCATCACGGTGGGCCACAACCCGCTCGGTATCGCCATCACGCCGGACGGAAAGTTCCTCTACGTCACCAACATCAACGATGCGACCGTCACGGTGATCCCGGTCTGA
- a CDS encoding acyl-CoA dehydrogenase, with protein MTRALTGGVFATSSGTDDLADLRQLAEDIGIRSFDERIGHRGLPDEFDAAAWRNLQDAGLTRLTSDPESGGGPTESALVLRALARHAVTVPVAETDVLAAWLATRAELEVPGEGPLTIAIGDAGATTITGVPYAGSAAAVVVALRDGAALQVAATEPTAVGDGHNFGGEPRGTIEVPAGEFVTVDGAADELLRRGAWARCIQAIGALDAAVEFSVAHTREREQFGRPLSAFQAVQHTLASMAGEVERARAATELAVTAVADHGFASAQADYAVTVAKVVLGRVVPSVVTAAHQLHGAIGVTIEHRLWLATMRARSWIDEFGDTAWHARRLGRLALAAEGDPWDVIVGAV; from the coding sequence ATGACGCGGGCATTGACCGGCGGAGTGTTCGCAACCAGCAGCGGCACCGACGATCTCGCCGACCTGCGACAACTGGCCGAAGACATCGGCATTCGGTCGTTCGACGAACGGATCGGGCACCGCGGACTACCCGACGAGTTCGACGCGGCCGCGTGGCGGAATCTCCAGGACGCGGGACTGACCCGGCTCACCAGCGACCCCGAATCAGGGGGTGGCCCAACAGAATCCGCATTAGTCCTACGGGCGCTGGCCCGCCACGCCGTCACCGTTCCGGTGGCCGAGACCGACGTGCTGGCCGCCTGGCTGGCCACCAGGGCCGAACTCGAGGTTCCCGGCGAGGGACCGCTGACCATCGCGATCGGCGACGCCGGTGCGACGACCATCACCGGTGTTCCGTACGCCGGCAGCGCGGCCGCGGTGGTGGTGGCGCTGCGGGACGGTGCCGCACTTCAGGTCGCGGCCACCGAACCCACGGCCGTGGGCGACGGCCACAACTTCGGCGGCGAACCGCGCGGCACCATCGAGGTGCCCGCCGGAGAGTTCGTCACCGTCGACGGTGCCGCCGACGAGCTGCTGCGACGCGGCGCCTGGGCACGGTGCATTCAGGCGATCGGCGCCCTGGATGCCGCGGTCGAGTTCTCGGTGGCGCACACCAGGGAACGTGAGCAGTTCGGCCGTCCGCTGAGCGCGTTTCAGGCGGTGCAACACACACTGGCCTCGATGGCCGGTGAGGTGGAGCGGGCCCGGGCAGCCACCGAACTCGCCGTCACTGCCGTCGCCGACCACGGATTCGCCAGTGCGCAAGCCGATTACGCCGTCACGGTGGCCAAGGTCGTGCTTGGCCGCGTCGTACCGTCCGTCGTCACCGCCGCCCACCAACTTCACGGTGCGATCGGCGTGACGATCGAGCACCGGTTGTGGCTGGCGACGATGCGGGCCCGCAGCTGGATCGACGAGTTCGGTGACACCGCTTGGCATGCACGACGATTGGGTCGTCTGGCGCTGGCCGCCGAGGGCGACCCATGGGACGTGATCGTCGGCGCGGTCTGA
- a CDS encoding acyl-CoA dehydrogenase family protein gives MADNFAALCANEPELAALRASVRTFLVDDCTEFGWQPSVDAWLSSWDENFSARLGDAGFLGLTIPREYGGRGLSHLHRYVVTEELLAAGAPVAAHWIADRQVAPGLLAYGSEEQRQRLLPKIAAGRYFSAIGMSEPQAGSDLAASAAKATKTEGGWLLSGTKVWTSGAHLAHQIVVLARTSPVNPDRRHAGFSQFIVPTESKGITISPIVIMSGEHHFNEVTFDEVFVSDENLLGEVGAGWHQVTAELSFERSGPERILSTAPLLIALVQLLASQEDLDDHAAAAVGDLLARVISLRQLSVSVARALATGQSPVNEAALVKDLGTRFEQESVELAADLFSYAAAAPGRDKVGALLDVARLHSPLFTLRGGTNEVLRGVVARGMGLR, from the coding sequence GTGGCCGACAATTTCGCGGCGCTGTGCGCCAACGAGCCTGAGCTGGCCGCCCTACGGGCCTCGGTGCGGACGTTTCTTGTGGACGATTGCACCGAATTCGGTTGGCAGCCAAGCGTTGACGCATGGTTGTCGAGCTGGGACGAAAATTTCAGCGCGCGGTTGGGTGACGCCGGGTTCCTCGGGCTGACCATTCCGCGCGAATATGGCGGGCGGGGCCTGAGCCACCTGCATCGCTACGTGGTGACCGAAGAGCTGCTCGCCGCGGGAGCACCGGTGGCCGCACACTGGATTGCCGACCGCCAGGTCGCACCCGGGCTGCTGGCATACGGATCCGAGGAGCAGCGGCAGCGCCTGCTGCCTAAAATTGCTGCCGGGCGGTACTTTTCGGCGATCGGAATGAGCGAGCCCCAGGCCGGATCCGACCTGGCCGCGTCGGCAGCCAAAGCCACCAAGACCGAGGGCGGCTGGCTGCTGTCGGGCACCAAGGTGTGGACCAGTGGCGCACATCTGGCTCATCAGATCGTGGTGCTGGCCCGCACCAGTCCGGTGAACCCCGATCGTCGTCACGCGGGCTTCAGTCAGTTCATCGTGCCCACCGAGTCGAAAGGCATCACGATCAGCCCCATCGTGATCATGTCGGGCGAACACCATTTCAACGAGGTGACTTTCGACGAGGTCTTCGTCAGCGACGAGAACCTGCTCGGCGAAGTCGGTGCAGGTTGGCATCAGGTCACCGCCGAGTTGTCGTTCGAACGCAGTGGGCCGGAACGCATTCTGAGCACCGCTCCACTGCTGATCGCGCTGGTGCAGCTGCTGGCAAGCCAAGAGGATCTCGACGACCATGCCGCCGCAGCCGTCGGCGATCTTCTGGCCCGGGTCATCTCGCTGCGACAGCTGTCGGTCTCGGTGGCCAGGGCGCTGGCCACCGGCCAGTCACCGGTGAATGAAGCCGCACTGGTCAAGGATCTGGGCACCCGCTTCGAGCAGGAGTCGGTGGAATTGGCGGCCGATCTGTTCTCCTATGCCGCAGCCGCACCGGGCCGTGACAAGGTAGGCGCGCTACTGGATGTCGCACGCCTGCACTCGCCGTTGTTCACCCTGCGCGGCGGGACCAACGAGGTGCTGCGCGGCGTGGTGGCTCGAGGGATGGGGCTGCGATGA
- a CDS encoding PaaI family thioesterase: MTFLDQPAGRQDPETPESVITRFGITTLDENFTEFTVVASMPVGHLTNPFTGMPTIGPLAILVDDVGGRANFYRRGAGQWTVSSELSIELSPDGIDSLQAAPDEPVVASSRPLGPHGATLLAICTLSHRGSTIGGGTVRTVAITGGPDAPIQRGSDTLVRTRETTMAELMSADPQADEAGTYRLAQRPDSIINNLIGIVHGGVSSAGLELVASAAINHGQTEPLRTASLRVNFLRPFFAGDQSRYEGTALRVGRNSAIADAQAVGDDGKVAILARVTGYR; this comes from the coding sequence GTGACGTTTCTCGACCAACCGGCTGGACGGCAGGACCCGGAGACCCCGGAGAGTGTCATCACGCGGTTCGGCATCACGACGCTCGACGAGAACTTCACCGAGTTCACCGTCGTCGCATCGATGCCGGTGGGCCACCTGACCAACCCCTTCACCGGGATGCCGACCATCGGGCCGCTGGCGATCCTGGTCGACGACGTCGGCGGCCGGGCCAACTTCTACCGCCGCGGAGCCGGGCAGTGGACGGTGTCCAGCGAGCTGTCCATCGAGCTGAGCCCCGACGGTATCGACAGCCTGCAGGCCGCCCCGGACGAACCCGTTGTCGCGAGCAGCCGACCGCTCGGCCCGCACGGCGCGACCTTGCTGGCCATCTGCACCCTGAGCCACCGCGGCAGCACGATCGGCGGTGGCACCGTGCGTACCGTCGCGATCACCGGCGGTCCCGACGCGCCAATCCAACGGGGTTCCGACACCTTGGTGCGCACGCGTGAGACGACGATGGCCGAGTTGATGTCCGCCGATCCGCAGGCCGACGAGGCCGGCACCTACCGGTTGGCCCAGCGACCCGATTCGATCATCAACAATCTGATCGGCATCGTGCACGGCGGAGTCAGCAGTGCCGGACTGGAACTCGTGGCCTCCGCGGCCATCAACCACGGGCAGACCGAGCCGCTGCGCACCGCGTCGCTGCGGGTGAACTTTCTGCGGCCCTTCTTCGCCGGTGACCAATCCCGTTACGAGGGAACGGCGTTGCGAGTCGGACGCAACTCAGCGATCGCCGACGCCCAGGCTGTCGGTGACGACGGCAAGGTGGCGATCCTGGCGCGCGTCACGGGATACCGGTGA
- a CDS encoding PE family protein, protein MTVRTSLPSIDHTEPSSPGYARWVGRVGVLAVALGVGAGTVAMPIASADTGGSTGSSSRNNHESSSSKAPSKGGSGVARSAPRGRAAAKPSVPASGSNSSPAAKDDAPAAAAAAAPAPSTDAPSAAAKPAAKAANVATPGAAATAALAGNPITDFIRMWVGNGTADHPNAGLLFGNGYSYTTDTCAAATACNGGNAGLFGTGGNGFNGGNGGAAGWFGTGGNGGAGVSTVNGGKGGKGGAGGMFTGNGGDGGAGAAGTGADGGDGGSVGQLSVSGSGGFGGAGGSGVTGQTGSAGGGAGDKGEAGGKGGAGGNGSLIFGSGGGGGAGGKGGTGGTGGAGTDGVDGVSAATNGGAGGEGGVGGTGGAAGTGAFLFLFGQSGATGSGGVGGTGGTGGVGGAGKGLLADGSPQAGGNGGTGGKGGTGTDGAAFGAGGVGGAGGAGASEGLGATGGAGGAGGKGAVGTAAAAGLGGGGGGGGGGAHVEGFNGGAAAGTATGGAGGAGGDGTTTVAGVAGGKGGGASIVADGLLSTATGTATGGAGGKSGTGGAQGGAGGAAGIQSGPSGTASGSAKGGSGGDATGAGSSGGSGGSAQLQAGVIGTNFGIVSGSSTGGNGGAGSGGGAGGAGGNSSVTAAGVVGSAIGITSVGGNGGASSVTGKAGGAGGYSEVIGLNGTITTGSAIAGNGGATKGALGGAGGFAKLDASDPAAAGTAIINGTSKGGNGGDGGANGTGTGTPAGGAGGTGGNSTFTLSGGQTSANQVNSGGNGGNGGKGTGTGTGGNGTGGKGGNGGNGGNAAGVLGQGENGTNGDDALANGTPGDPGTDGASNP, encoded by the coding sequence ATGACTGTGCGCACTTCGTTGCCGAGCATCGACCACACCGAGCCGTCGTCACCGGGCTATGCCCGCTGGGTGGGCCGGGTTGGTGTGTTGGCCGTCGCGCTGGGTGTTGGCGCCGGAACTGTGGCCATGCCGATCGCGTCGGCGGACACGGGCGGCTCGACCGGATCGAGCTCGCGCAACAACCACGAGAGCTCCTCGAGCAAGGCCCCCTCGAAGGGCGGGTCGGGTGTTGCGCGCAGCGCCCCACGCGGCCGCGCTGCCGCGAAACCGTCGGTGCCGGCGAGTGGTTCGAATTCATCCCCGGCCGCCAAGGACGACGCCCCGGCCGCGGCCGCGGCCGCCGCGCCCGCGCCGTCGACCGACGCACCCAGCGCCGCCGCGAAGCCGGCGGCCAAGGCAGCCAACGTGGCGACGCCGGGCGCGGCCGCCACGGCCGCGCTGGCGGGCAACCCGATCACCGACTTCATCCGGATGTGGGTCGGCAACGGCACCGCCGACCATCCCAACGCCGGCCTTCTCTTCGGCAACGGCTACAGCTACACCACTGACACATGTGCGGCCGCTACGGCATGCAACGGCGGCAACGCCGGCCTGTTCGGCACCGGCGGCAACGGCTTCAACGGCGGTAACGGCGGTGCGGCGGGCTGGTTCGGCACCGGCGGTAACGGCGGAGCCGGCGTGTCCACCGTCAACGGCGGCAAGGGCGGTAAGGGTGGAGCCGGCGGCATGTTCACCGGCAATGGCGGCGATGGTGGTGCGGGCGCCGCCGGCACCGGTGCCGACGGTGGTGACGGCGGCAGCGTCGGGCAGTTGTCTGTCAGCGGCAGTGGCGGTTTCGGCGGTGCGGGCGGATCCGGAGTTACCGGGCAGACGGGGAGCGCCGGTGGCGGTGCCGGTGACAAGGGTGAGGCCGGCGGCAAGGGCGGCGCTGGCGGTAACGGCAGTTTGATCTTCGGTTCGGGTGGCGGCGGTGGTGCCGGCGGTAAGGGTGGCACCGGCGGCACCGGTGGTGCCGGCACCGACGGCGTGGACGGTGTCAGTGCCGCCACCAATGGCGGCGCCGGTGGCGAAGGCGGTGTGGGCGGTACCGGTGGCGCAGCGGGCACGGGCGCATTCCTGTTCCTCTTCGGCCAGAGCGGTGCGACAGGCAGCGGCGGCGTCGGTGGTACCGGCGGCACCGGTGGTGTCGGCGGTGCCGGCAAGGGCCTGTTGGCCGACGGTTCGCCGCAGGCCGGCGGAAACGGTGGCACGGGCGGCAAGGGCGGAACGGGCACCGACGGTGCGGCATTCGGCGCGGGCGGCGTGGGCGGTGCCGGCGGTGCGGGTGCGAGTGAGGGCCTCGGAGCCACTGGCGGCGCCGGCGGTGCCGGCGGTAAGGGTGCTGTAGGCACTGCGGCCGCGGCCGGCCTCGGTGGCGGCGGTGGCGGCGGCGGTGGCGGCGCCCACGTCGAAGGCTTCAATGGTGGCGCCGCGGCGGGTACTGCCACCGGCGGTGCTGGCGGTGCCGGCGGTGACGGGACGACGACCGTGGCCGGTGTCGCCGGCGGCAAGGGCGGTGGCGCCAGCATCGTTGCCGACGGCCTCCTCAGTACGGCCACCGGTACGGCCACCGGCGGTGCCGGCGGCAAGAGCGGTACCGGGGGCGCCCAGGGCGGCGCCGGTGGCGCCGCGGGCATCCAGTCCGGTCCGAGCGGCACCGCCAGCGGATCCGCGAAGGGCGGCAGCGGTGGTGACGCCACCGGCGCCGGCAGCAGCGGAGGCAGCGGCGGTTCGGCCCAGCTGCAAGCCGGCGTCATCGGGACCAACTTCGGCATCGTGAGCGGTAGCTCGACCGGTGGCAATGGCGGCGCCGGCAGCGGCGGCGGCGCCGGCGGTGCGGGCGGCAACTCGTCGGTCACGGCCGCAGGTGTCGTCGGCTCCGCCATCGGCATCACGTCCGTGGGTGGCAACGGCGGTGCCTCCAGCGTGACCGGCAAGGCCGGCGGTGCTGGTGGTTACTCGGAGGTCATCGGCCTGAACGGCACCATCACCACCGGTTCGGCGATCGCCGGCAACGGCGGTGCGACCAAGGGCGCTCTCGGTGGTGCCGGCGGGTTCGCCAAGCTCGACGCGTCCGATCCGGCTGCCGCAGGCACCGCGATCATCAACGGCACGTCGAAGGGCGGCAACGGCGGTGACGGCGGGGCCAATGGCACCGGAACGGGCACTCCGGCCGGTGGCGCGGGCGGCACCGGCGGCAACAGCACCTTCACGTTGTCCGGCGGTCAGACATCGGCCAACCAGGTCAATTCCGGCGGCAATGGCGGTAACGGCGGCAAGGGCACCGGCACCGGCACCGGCGGGAACGGGACCGGTGGCAAGGGCGGTAACGGCGGTAACGGCGGTAACGCTGCGGGCGTCCTCGGCCAAGGCGAAAACGGAACCAACGGTGACGATGCCCTGGCCAACGGCACACCCGGTGATCCCGGTACTGACGGGGCCAGCAACCCCTGA